The following proteins are co-located in the Vigna angularis cultivar LongXiaoDou No.4 chromosome 2, ASM1680809v1, whole genome shotgun sequence genome:
- the LOC108347987 gene encoding uncharacterized protein LOC108347987, which yields MDLLKRELLKKRQSLAQDTGGKRFFKRSEIQQKEIQKLREQEKRELEAKSQKRQATSSDPATAAPTSSNSASASSSSAVAAASTSLTDEQNIDNLVLPKPEVIRRLRFLKQPVTLFGEDDDARLDRLKHVLKAGVFEVDSDMTEGQTNDFLRDIAELRKRQKTGIMGERKRQKPDDGATEDREGGGGDDDLSEGGSSGADADKDLKRMKANFEELCDEDKILVFFKKLLNEWKQELHEKPESEKRTAKGKSMVATFKQCARYLNPLFKFCRKKVLPDDIRQALLVVVECCMKRDYLAAMDHYIKLAIGNAPWPIGVTMVGIHERSAREKIYTNSVAHIMNDETTRKYLQSVKRLMTFCQRRYPTLPSKAVEFNSLANGSDLQSLLAEERFSGVNQTSEERFRIMPAPRDS from the exons ATGGATCTTCTGAAACGAGAGCTTCTAAAGAAGCGTCAATCTCTGGCACAAGACACCGGCGGCAAGAGATTCTTCAAGCGCTCCGAGATCCAACAGAAGGAAATCCAAAAACTCCGCGAGCAAGAGAAGCGCGAATTGGAAGCGAAGTCGCAAAAGCGCCAAGCAACGTCCTCCGACCCCGCTACCGCCGCCCCCACCTCCTCGAACAGCGCCTCCGCATCATCCTCATCTGCCGTCGCTGCCGCCTCCACCTCCCTTACTGACGAACAAAACATCGACAACCTCGTCCTCCCGAAACCTGAGGTCATCCGCCGCCTCCGCTTCCTGAAGCAGCCAGTCACGCTCTTCGGGGAGGACGACGATGCCAGGCTGGACCGCCTGAAGCACGTTCTCAAGGCTGGCGTGTTTGAGGTGGACAGCGACATGACCGAGGGGCAGACCAACGACTTCCTGCGCGACATTGCTGAGCTCCGGAAGCGCCAGAAGACCGGGATCATGGGCGAGAGGAAGCGCCAGAAGCCCGACGACGGTGCCACCGAGGACCGAGAGGGTGGAGGTGGCGACGACGACTTGAGCGAGGGAGGCTCTAGCGGCGCTGATGCCGATAAAGATTTGAAGCGTATGAAGGCGAATTTTGAGGAGCTGTGCGACGAGGATAAGATTCTGGTGTTTTTTAAAAAGCTCCTGAACGAGTGGAAGCAGGAGTTGCACGAGAAGCCTGAGTCGGAGAAGCGCACGGCTAAGGGGAAGTCCATGGTTGCTACGTTTAAGCAGTGTGCGCGTTACTTGAATCCGCTGTTCAAGTTTTGTAGGAAGAAG GTTCTTCCTGATGACATTCGACAGGCGCTGTTGGTGGTGGTTGAATGCTGTATGAAGCGAGATTATCTGGCTGCTATGGACCATTATATCAAGCTGGCCATCGGGAATGCACCCTGGCCTATTGGAGTCACTATGGTTGGTATTCATGAAAGATCTGCCCGTGAAAAGATCTACACTAACAGTGTTGCTCACATCATGAATGACGAGACCACTCGCAAGTACCTGCAATCAGTGAAGAGGTTAATGACATTTTGCCAACGGCGTTATCCGACATTGCCGTCTAAAGCAGTTGAGTTTAACAGTTTGGCAAATGGCAGTGATTTACAGTCACTTCTAGCAGAAGAGAGATTTAGTGGGGTCAACCAAACATCTGAGGAAAGGTTTAGGATAATGCCTGCTCCTAGAGACAGTTAG